A segment of the Lolium perenne isolate Kyuss_39 chromosome 3, Kyuss_2.0, whole genome shotgun sequence genome:
GAATGATGCACTTCTATTTCACATTGCCTTCAATGTTTGCTGCCCGTTCCTACATGAACTAACAATTGGTATAAGTAACAATAATGAAAACAACAACATACTATAGCTTTGTCAACCAAAGGTTGACATCATTCCTTGTTATGACCTACTCAAAGCAACAATTTGTTTTTCTTGCAACAGAGAATGCTGCGCCAGGTAACACCTTGAAGATTCTAAAGTGGCCTTGTATTCAAAATCAGAGAGGGTACTATTAGTTGAGAACTAAAAAATCATACTTAAAACTACTATGAGAATAAGAAAAAACTAGCAAAATACATCACTTTCAGATGAATGTTAGTCAGACGGGATTTTCTTTAAACACGATGAGTCAAACCATTACCACTTGAACCTACAAAGTAGACAACCGCACAAACTAATTGAGGTACGAGGTTGCAATAATTGGAGCAGATAAACCCATATGTAGTTGGCACTAAACTATACTGTACATTCAAACTCAATACTTGACACAAAAAACCATCAAAATAAATTAGTTACCCTGACTCATCAACAATACAAAATAAGATGGAAAAATAGCTACAACACACTAGCAACGTGGAATTTTTTCATAATCATACTTCAACTTTGTATGACCTCACAAATCTACGGACACATCATTGTTGCTTCAATCTCACAAATCCAAACTGGGCTAGAGGCTGTACAACGGTCGATAATGCCGTCTTTTCTTATTTCACTTCATCTAAAAGACGAAAAACACAGTGTACAACGGATATTGTTTGGATGGTTTTAAAATTGTGGGGTTGTTTAAATTAAACAAGAATACGGATGGGTAACTGTGAGTTAGAGAAGACCTCTTGTAATGGAGAAAATGTTTTGTCCTTTTCTTCTAGAGAATGTCAGCCGACAAGCTTTTTGATTTGAAAACAATAGTTGCACCTTTTACAAGAACATTCAAAGTAAAACTTGGGGCTCATCGATCCAAATACACGAAGGTTCTAAAATAATAGCTAGCACATGTACGTGCTATTTTATTGGCTTCCTTATTACAATATTCAACTTGCgctcttttttcgataaagagaatatagtaatatcgagagataccaattacactcagcttctgcaacaacgcaataccctaatggtaatacggatgcacacaacaaaCAGTAAAAAAACTATGAAATAAAAAGTCCCACTACGGTATTCTAGCCGTAGCAGCAACACTACAtttaccaccaagacaacacctgaattccAGGCTCTCAAAAGCgtcgcatccaagaaggaaacagtgcacaagcgTCATGTCGTCCGATCAAAAGACGTTAGATTTTCACCCCAAAGATAATCCCCGCTCTCAAAATAATGCCTTCAAAAAAAccattgtcaggcacaaccaattaaagcCACACCTTGaaatttcaccctgaaaggtaagactctaaACTTCACCTGTGCTGCCGCCTCCACTTGCATACTGCTGGTGCGAACCCAGAATACCAAACAAGTCCCTTAACATCGCAGAGACTCgaacctccattgctagtcctccaatctagccttcatgatattctccgcATCTGATTTCACCATGGACCAGAATGTCATCTAGTGGCAACATATAGCAGAGCTTCACGCCGCTCCCTCTAGAACCAaatggtcggaataaaagcatgggtgcgtacgaccaaataccacccgatccagcaaactccaggcataacatgcactgttacattcgctgacggagccttccggaactcaacaccctAGCCCAAATTCAATAGGACAAGCAACAAACAAGTCTTCGTCTTGGCGccatagaaaccctaggaccgccgcctttattcaggccaAGCCCCCACGCAATCGACCATTCCCGCCACCTGCCACACCGAAAAGCCGGCAGAACGAACGACCCTGAAATGCGGGAGCCAGCAGGCTACACAGCAGCCCCCGACAGCCATGAAACCGTAGCCCGCCAAGCCCATCTAGGCCGAGATCAGGCCCAGGCCACACCGCCGCCGGTAGTAACTCGAGGCTGCCGGCGGCATTAACCACCAAGGTCCGCCGCTGCCGTAGCGCCGCCTCCGCATCCCTCCACCAGCCAAACCACCCCACGCCCCACCGTGCCGCCAGAGGATGGCGGGCATAGGTGGGGGACCTAGACCCACGGTGTGCCATCACCGTCCGACGAGACAACCGCCGTCAGGCTGGGACGCTGCCCCGACCTCTGCCCACGACCATGCTGTCGACACCGCACCAACGGACATTCAACTTGAACTCTACCAAAATCACAACATAAGATAGAACAGTCATCACAAATTGTTGCCGCTGACATCAAGAAAAGCCCCTTGCGTCATTGTCTCTGCCATCTGAATACTGAATACAATCAGTTTGGACTATAATGTTACAAGTTTacattttctctctctctctctttcactCATTAAATATACTAAGTGGCATTGCTAAAGATATCACAACTGTACATTCCTTTAGCCAGGTCACCAAATTTTGCCAAACAAAACAGATCGTGCTTGGATTTTTTCCCTTTTTTCAGAACAGCATCAGGTAACACTAGAACTGTAGAGGATCCGAACCCCAGCATCAGTGCTTTGGATGATTGTACGTCGCGCGAGTTAGCGAGGTCCAAATAAAACCAACTTCGCTAAAACACACGGCGACGGGAAAACCTCCAAAGTCCAAACACTCCAGAGTCATGTCCGTCGCCGCAGCCGACTGGCTCCCGTCGGCGACCGTCACGGCGTCTGGCCGTCCGGTGCTGTCCGCCGGCGAGATCGAGCGGCACCTCCTCCCGCTCGCCGATCTCGAGCCGGAGGAGAACCCCCGCCTCGCGCCCCTCCGCGGCTGCCTCCTCGCGCTCACCTCCCACCGGCTCATCTTCCTCCACGAGCCCTCCCTCTCCGCGCGCGCCCTCCCGCTCGCGTCCATCGTCCACCCGTACCCTCCCCACCGCAAGAACAGCCACAACCCCCTTCGCTCCATcttctcctcgtcctcctcctcgtcgcatCACCCGCGCATCCGCCTCCAGATCTCCCTGCCGCCGTCGCGATCGgaggtcgtcgccgtcgtcgtcaccTGCAAGACCGACGTGGATGTGTTCTACGGGAGGCTGGTCGAGGCCATCCGCGCGAGGGCCTGGGAGGTGGCCGCTGCGGCTGTTCCCGCGAGCGGCGCCTCGGTGGCGGAGGGAGCCCCGGCGCGGGAGGATCTTGCCATCAGGATGCCCGTGGTTGGAGTGTCGGGGATACTGCGGAAAGAGCAGGAGACGTGGGAGAGTGCGGGGCAGAACTTGCAGGATGCCTTCCAGGATCTCAACGCCCTCATGGTTCGTTCTTCTTTGATGCTTCCTGCTTAAGATGATGCCGTCATTCATTAGTGTTTGTACGGGACAACAAACATCTGAGATTGGATTTGGATCACCTGGCTCTAAATGGCAATGAATTGGTCCTAATTTCGTGAGCATCCTTCCTTCCTATACAGAGCAAAGCCAAGGAAATGATGGAGTTGGCAGAGAAAATGAGGCAGAAGCTATTGACGAACCAATCAAATTCCGGTGATGAAGAGATGGGTTCTAAGCAAGACATGCAGGATTTATTGTTGAGCGTTGGCATCGTGTCTCCCGTCACAAAAGAAACTGCTGGCGCTTTGTACCATCAGCAGCTTTCACGACAGGTAATTTGTGCTCACTCATGGTTTTTGAGCACTTCTGGTTGAAACTCATACTTAGTGTGTAGGTTAATtgcgatgagaataataatgcgtAATTTATAAAATCACATGCCAATTACCAAATGTTTAGGAAGGTACCAAATAATGTAAGCACAGCAGTAGTTTCCAGTATAAATTGTTTGTGCTTGACGGAAACACTCGTAGTCCTTTCCTTCCATCCAATGGGAACCTCTACCATACTGACTACTGAGTAGTACTTGATGGTCATTTGTATGTTCTGTATTTTCATGCTGCTTATACACGAAGCTGATCAAATTTGGAACCCTGTAAGGCCTTGTTTAGCTAGTTCGGTCATAGATTTCAGTTATTTGAGGTCATAGGATGTTGCAATACAAGATGCAAGTGGGATCCCGCTAAAATCCCACCTGTGGTTCATTTTGGTATTGCTAGTGCAAATTTTGGGTCTGAAATTCGCAATAGAGATACGAAATTGAACTTTAAGTGGGGTTTTGATGGGATCCCACTTGACACCAATGCAACACATTTCAGTTCCCATTGAGCTAGTGTAAATAATCCCACTGAGAACAATAAACCTGCCCTGTGTTTGAGGGGGTCAGGGGCTACTTCCCACCATTCAAGATACAAGAAAGACCTCTCACACTCTTTCTTGCATGTTCAGTTGGCAGGAATGAGAAATCCATGTCTTTAAGTTCCCTCTACTCTGAAAACACTTTATTTTCTTGTTCCGATTTGGTTCAGTTACGCTACATAATACTAAGAATTGCACTTACTGACGCTTCTTTCATCCGGTTCCTGATCAGCTGGCTGACTTTGTAAGAGTGCCTGTTGAGAGAGCAGGTGGTATGATGGCACTAGTCGATGTCTACTGTCTCTTCAACCGTGCTAGGGGAACAGGTATGTGCTTTTGCTGATGAATATATCTAGAAGAAATTCCCTTGTGAATCGTGTTCTGAAATtgctttttttgtttgtttgttctagagttgatctcaccAGAGGATCTTTTGCAAGCTTGCTCCCTTTGGGATAAATTTGATGTGTATGTATATCGTTTTCTTGATAATTGCTGAAGCCTTTTATTATCAGAATATACAAATCCAAGATGACGTAAAAATAAGAGTAACGTTATGCCTTCTATT
Coding sequences within it:
- the LOC127344849 gene encoding vacuolar protein sorting-associated protein 36, producing the protein MSVAAADWLPSATVTASGRPVLSAGEIERHLLPLADLEPEENPRLAPLRGCLLALTSHRLIFLHEPSLSARALPLASIVHPYPPHRKNSHNPLRSIFSSSSSSSHHPRIRLQISLPPSRSEVVAVVVTCKTDVDVFYGRLVEAIRARAWEVAAAAVPASGASVAEGAPAREDLAIRMPVVGVSGILRKEQETWESAGQNLQDAFQDLNALMSKAKEMMELAEKMRQKLLTNQSNSGDEEMGSKQDMQDLLLSVGIVSPVTKETAGALYHQQLSRQLADFVRVPVERAGGMMALVDVYCLFNRARGTELISPEDLLQACSLWDKFDVPVMLRKFDSGVKVIQTKTHSDEEVFARISSLAQKPDALQKGISPTDAAFTLGIAPALAKEHLLNAENKGLLCRDVSPDGFRFYINLFNEIDPQNIYLTKTHGVYHTWISVATAAH